In Desulfovibrio gilichinskyi, a genomic segment contains:
- the amrB gene encoding AmmeMemoRadiSam system protein B, which yields MDRKPIVAGRFYTENPQELRSELEQFVGKVKKKSKGPHDRLVMVPHAGYVFSGETCGKTLAAASLASTVILLGPNHTGLGAPLSVWSKGSWNFPGGKLDVDENLAAELIESGAGFVHNEAAHNREHSLEVLIPFLNYVNPAIKIVPVTVAESSIKSLKKAGEALAEIIERSQMDVSIVVSSDMSHFISSDMAKKLDSIALEAVIRMDPEEFYSEIVSNNISMCGVLPMTLAMYAVRKAGAVRGKLLEYTNSGKVTGDYESVVAYAGIIIS from the coding sequence ATGGACAGAAAACCGATTGTTGCCGGACGTTTTTATACCGAGAATCCGCAGGAGCTCAGAAGCGAATTAGAGCAGTTTGTGGGAAAGGTTAAAAAGAAATCTAAAGGGCCGCATGACAGGCTGGTGATGGTTCCTCACGCCGGATATGTTTTTTCCGGTGAAACCTGCGGTAAAACTCTGGCTGCTGCCTCTCTGGCTTCGACAGTAATTCTATTAGGTCCGAATCATACCGGACTTGGCGCGCCTTTGTCGGTCTGGTCTAAAGGGAGCTGGAATTTTCCCGGAGGCAAGCTCGATGTGGACGAAAATCTGGCAGCGGAGCTTATTGAAAGCGGAGCCGGCTTTGTTCACAATGAAGCAGCTCATAACAGAGAGCATTCTCTTGAAGTTCTTATTCCTTTTCTTAATTACGTTAATCCGGCAATTAAAATTGTTCCTGTCACTGTTGCCGAATCATCAATTAAATCATTAAAAAAAGCCGGAGAAGCACTGGCAGAAATTATTGAACGCAGTCAGATGGATGTTTCAATAGTCGTCAGCTCCGACATGAGCCATTTTATCAGTTCCGATATGGCCAAGAAACTTGATTCAATTGCGCTTGAAGCCGTGATCAGGATGGACCCTGAAGAGTTCTATTCGGAAATAGTTTCAAATAATATAAGTATGTGCGGAGTTCTTCCCATGACGCTAGCCATGTATGCTGTGCGTAAGGCCGGGGCTGTTCGCGGTAAACTTCTTGAATATACTAATTCCGGTAAAGTCACTGGGGATTATGAAAGTGTTGTCGCTTATGCGGGAATAATTATTTCATAA
- a CDS encoding tetratricopeptide repeat protein yields MAAFIWLACPHSGLAMQYYINTKSDMDSLRLVFDQKNLDSSVRRTGRQQITISFPAGSLKGEKAPAPMPLSGMRVVDSVKIGANSIVIGTRMSGFGFIRLPGGNGEMVLQFFRDPIGSKWRSPVDNAKLAAAQKTKADAQKAEAAKKAAAQRSAAQQAAARKSAAQKTIDQNIVDQQKAVSDAKPPILEEIDITPENDGQAIPIKNDTVSPDSGPRRPFYSVPYTYRSPVSKVGPEDAAVVDTSSPPSRAGGDSSPVTERVAVELPAGSSGGTVGGIVAPPPPFNNEGAISGQTQPVEDQTGGSASGAITPPEPVQAAANSIDGGTAVEVVSPPPPLPPAQVSGSVATPPEPSVAAAPGAGDAEINYGEVYNSTDVAEKPMDSTDAYPTEDAAKGKDGESKELTLEDKIKIAKGLLLAAETALEDGEIQAAVDGFKDVAAMSYLPKDLRIKAVYGKAEALTELHKDDLKNNFGTVSSSWMEAMNSDTNSPNVPMALLNLGLVNLKAGNMPEAKAYFNLLKSQYPNDLNIPYISYYWGEYYLGMHEYEKAADQFQNLVQSYPDSKVVREAALGLAKSLNALGYNKQAYQIIDYIDKRWPRYYIEDLNFLLMAANTQNKLGKLDDAKKNYWAFYNLNPESKENDTVLARIGDIYLKSDDMRAAKEIYEKAAKDYPDEEGGLVSKMRLAEEGIYDDPNMNQMDKVFDRPYNLRPQKIYTEIVKNHPDSPLAPLAQLKLAMWYYWNKKYGDCLGAVQDFMDKYPRSSMHDKASELGYRVFDKAVPDLVKDENYGRVVKFWDSYAKKNNDGDGVSDETRLGVALSYWKKEQPDAALKLIDRYLKEKQIPKYSAMALDMALGIYVDGQEWSKVSELADMVQKNWDIDPKQKAHIEYANAMAYENLGETESSTPLWAGLAANLQLPESSRAYAMYYMAKSAMKQKELKKVFVYSQEALSMLLETGGDREKIKDCILMTIYAAESSGRYREALQWASEYDKYIPISDPEWASSRFRLAQLYEKAGATAEWKKLMEEVAKKSPDGLYGRLAKSALETSKIERDASKFVPSPSM; encoded by the coding sequence ATGGCGGCCTTTATTTGGCTCGCCTGCCCTCATTCTGGTTTGGCTATGCAGTATTATATCAATACCAAGTCAGACATGGATTCCCTTCGTCTTGTCTTTGATCAGAAGAATCTTGATAGTTCCGTACGCCGAACCGGACGTCAGCAGATTACAATTTCATTCCCGGCAGGCTCATTAAAAGGCGAAAAAGCTCCTGCACCTATGCCCTTATCAGGCATGCGTGTGGTTGATTCCGTTAAAATAGGTGCAAACTCTATTGTTATCGGGACCAGAATGAGCGGCTTCGGATTTATCCGTCTTCCGGGTGGAAACGGGGAAATGGTTTTGCAGTTTTTCCGTGATCCCATTGGTTCCAAATGGCGTTCTCCGGTTGATAACGCAAAACTCGCTGCGGCTCAGAAAACTAAAGCCGATGCTCAAAAGGCTGAGGCTGCTAAAAAAGCCGCCGCCCAAAGATCCGCTGCTCAACAGGCTGCCGCCAGAAAATCAGCTGCTCAAAAAACTATTGATCAAAATATAGTGGATCAACAGAAAGCTGTTTCTGACGCTAAACCTCCGATTCTTGAGGAAATTGATATTACTCCCGAAAATGACGGGCAGGCTATTCCCATCAAAAATGATACTGTTTCGCCTGATTCCGGCCCCAGACGTCCTTTCTATTCTGTTCCATACACTTATCGCTCGCCTGTTTCAAAAGTCGGGCCGGAAGATGCGGCTGTTGTTGATACTTCGAGTCCACCGTCCAGAGCAGGTGGTGATTCCAGTCCTGTGACAGAACGTGTGGCCGTAGAGTTGCCTGCCGGATCATCCGGAGGGACAGTCGGAGGCATAGTTGCGCCGCCACCTCCATTCAATAACGAAGGCGCTATTTCCGGCCAGACCCAGCCTGTTGAAGATCAGACTGGCGGCTCTGCTTCGGGCGCAATAACGCCTCCTGAACCCGTGCAAGCTGCGGCAAATTCGATAGATGGTGGAACTGCGGTTGAAGTTGTCTCCCCACCTCCACCTCTACCTCCGGCACAGGTGTCAGGTTCGGTGGCAACTCCTCCAGAGCCAAGTGTTGCGGCTGCTCCGGGCGCAGGAGATGCTGAGATAAATTACGGGGAAGTTTATAACAGTACGGACGTGGCGGAAAAGCCTATGGATAGTACTGATGCATATCCTACAGAAGACGCTGCTAAAGGAAAAGATGGTGAGTCAAAAGAGCTGACTTTGGAAGATAAGATAAAAATAGCCAAAGGTCTTTTGCTTGCTGCTGAAACAGCCCTTGAAGACGGGGAGATTCAGGCCGCGGTTGATGGGTTTAAAGACGTTGCTGCAATGTCTTATTTGCCTAAAGATTTGAGAATTAAAGCGGTATACGGCAAAGCTGAGGCTCTGACTGAACTTCATAAAGACGACCTTAAAAATAATTTCGGCACCGTTTCCAGTTCATGGATGGAAGCCATGAATTCGGACACCAACTCTCCCAATGTGCCGATGGCATTGCTTAATCTTGGTCTTGTAAATTTGAAAGCCGGAAATATGCCTGAGGCAAAAGCTTACTTTAATCTATTGAAATCTCAGTATCCGAACGATTTGAATATTCCGTATATCAGTTATTACTGGGGGGAATATTATTTAGGGATGCATGAGTATGAGAAAGCTGCGGACCAGTTTCAAAATCTGGTTCAGAGTTACCCGGACAGCAAGGTTGTGCGCGAGGCTGCTCTTGGACTTGCCAAATCTTTGAACGCTTTGGGATATAACAAGCAGGCATACCAGATCATTGATTATATTGATAAACGTTGGCCCAGATATTATATTGAAGATCTCAACTTTTTGCTGATGGCGGCTAACACCCAGAACAAACTCGGGAAGCTTGATGATGCCAAGAAAAATTATTGGGCGTTTTACAATCTTAATCCTGAATCAAAAGAGAATGATACAGTCTTAGCCCGTATCGGGGATATTTATCTTAAATCTGATGATATGAGAGCTGCAAAAGAAATTTATGAGAAAGCGGCGAAGGATTATCCTGATGAAGAGGGCGGCCTTGTCTCCAAGATGCGTCTTGCTGAGGAAGGCATTTATGACGACCCGAACATGAACCAGATGGATAAAGTTTTTGATCGTCCTTATAATCTCAGACCTCAGAAAATTTATACTGAGATTGTTAAGAATCATCCTGACAGTCCCCTTGCTCCGCTGGCTCAGCTCAAGCTTGCAATGTGGTATTACTGGAATAAAAAATATGGAGACTGTCTTGGAGCTGTACAGGACTTTATGGATAAATATCCTAGAAGCTCTATGCATGATAAAGCCAGTGAATTAGGATACAGAGTTTTTGATAAAGCTGTTCCTGATTTGGTAAAAGATGAAAATTACGGCAGAGTTGTTAAGTTCTGGGATTCTTATGCCAAGAAAAATAATGATGGTGACGGTGTCAGCGATGAGACTCGGCTGGGCGTTGCCTTAAGTTACTGGAAAAAAGAACAACCTGATGCAGCTCTGAAGCTGATAGATCGTTATCTGAAAGAGAAGCAGATTCCTAAATATTCCGCTATGGCACTTGATATGGCTCTTGGAATATATGTGGATGGTCAGGAGTGGAGTAAGGTTTCAGAACTCGCTGATATGGTTCAAAAGAATTGGGATATTGATCCCAAGCAAAAAGCCCATATTGAATACGCCAATGCAATGGCATATGAAAATCTTGGTGAGACAGAATCAAGTACGCCTCTCTGGGCCGGGCTTGCCGCTAATTTACAGCTTCCGGAATCTTCAAGAGCTTACGCCATGTACTATATGGCAAAGTCTGCTATGAAGCAGAAGGAACTGAAAAAAGTATTTGTTTACTCTCAGGAAGCCCTTTCAATGCTGCTTGAAACAGGCGGCGATAGAGAGAAGATTAAAGATTGTATTTTAATGACTATCTATGCGGCCGAAAGTTCCGGCAGGTATAGAGAGGCTCTTCAGTGGGCTTCCGAGTATGATAAGTATATTCCTATTTCAGATCCGGAGTGGGCTTCTTCCCGTTTTAGACTGGCTCAACTTTATGAAAAAGCCGGGGCTACTGCTGAATGGAAAAAATTGATGGAAGAAGTTGCCAAGAAAAGTCCTGACGGTCTATATGGACGCTTGGCTAAATCCGCTCTTGAAACCAGTAAAATCGAGCGAGACGCATCAAAATTTGTGCCGAGTCCTTCTATGTAA